The following are encoded together in the Candidatus Kapaibacterium thiocyanatum genome:
- a CDS encoding ATPase/protein kinase: MTADVLAQGVLDGNRRHLARACSLVESTTAADRDVAAALLERIMPHTGHSRRLGMTGSPGVGKSTLVEAFGLRLCEAGRRVAVLAVDPSSRRTGGSILGDKVRMAHLSLHDNAFVRPSPSRLALGGATSTTRECILLCEAAGYDTIIVETVGVGQSEIDVADMVDLFLLLVLPTAGDDIQGIKRGIMEVADAVVVTKADISPEATRRAIAMLKGALRLMLPSQEGWNVPVLGLSAVDGDGLADLEAVCDGFFDGSRMSAIADRRAAQRIRWFDHVLNDRLLDLLGERTDMRAMLDELRARVLDGTVSPAAALHRFFSSLTITMRPLP; the protein is encoded by the coding sequence ATTACGGCCGACGTCCTCGCACAGGGAGTACTGGATGGCAATCGCCGCCATCTGGCACGTGCATGCTCGCTCGTGGAAAGCACGACGGCGGCCGACCGCGACGTGGCGGCCGCGCTGCTCGAGCGTATCATGCCGCATACCGGACACAGCAGACGTCTGGGCATGACCGGATCTCCCGGAGTTGGAAAGAGCACGCTCGTCGAGGCCTTCGGCCTTCGCCTCTGCGAAGCAGGACGCCGCGTAGCCGTCCTCGCGGTCGATCCGAGCAGCAGACGCACGGGCGGCAGCATCCTCGGCGACAAGGTCCGCATGGCCCATCTGAGCCTGCACGACAACGCCTTCGTACGCCCCTCACCGTCACGCCTCGCCCTCGGCGGCGCCACGTCCACAACCCGTGAATGCATCCTGCTCTGCGAAGCAGCAGGATACGACACCATCATCGTCGAAACGGTCGGCGTCGGCCAGAGCGAGATCGACGTGGCCGACATGGTAGACCTGTTCCTCCTGCTCGTCCTTCCAACGGCGGGCGACGATATCCAGGGCATCAAGCGCGGAATCATGGAAGTGGCAGACGCCGTCGTCGTCACCAAGGCCGACATTTCCCCCGAAGCCACACGACGCGCCATCGCGATGCTGAAGGGCGCACTCAGGCTGATGCTTCCTTCGCAGGAAGGCTGGAACGTTCCCGTTCTCGGCCTCAGCGCAGTGGATGGGGACGGCCTCGCGGACCTGGAAGCGGTCTGCGACGGATTCTTCGACGGCAGCCGCATGAGTGCGATCGCGGACCGCCGCGCCGCACAACGGATCCGCTGGTTCGACCACGTTCTGAACGACAGATTGCTCGACCTTCTCGGCGAGCGTACCGACATGCGCGCCATGCTCGACGAGCTGCGCGCGCGGGTGCTCGACGGAACCGTCTCGCCCGCAGCGGCGTTACACCGGTTCTTCTCTTCCCTTACCATCACGATGAGGCCACTACCATGA
- a CDS encoding glutamine--fructose-6-phosphate aminotransferase, which yields MCGIVGYIGQQQAAPLIVNGLKRLEYRGYDSAGVCIVSSDGLTIGKKAGKVSELEKAFLPDTIPGMVGVGHTRWATHGAPNDINAHPHTDRDGAIALVHNGIIENYVTIRKKLVSAGYDTFRSETDSEVLAFFIGMLYETLGDLELSVRTALSEVEGTFGLVVVSSHEPGTIIAARRGSPLVLGVGDGEYLVASDAAAIVAHTRQVVYLHDNEMAILKRDGYITKTIENEVTESVVERIDIDLADIEKGGFPHFMLKEIYEQPDTFHDGFRGRLQIQDGNVRLGGLAAVTDKLRNARRIIITACGTSWHAGLVGEYLIEQMARVPVEVEYASEFRYRNPIIGPDDVVIAISQSGETADTLAAIREAKMKGATVLGMVNVVSSTIARETDAGVYLHAGPEIGVASTKAFTSQLCILTQFALYLARMRSMSAVEGRAIAEAMTAIPDQIRQILDQADIIRDIAIQYSGVSNFIYLGRGYNFPVALEGALKLKEISYIHAEGYAAAEMKHGPIALIDENMPVVFIAPKDEIYDKLISNIEVVRARNGRVISIANPNDSHIASVSNHVIEIPETLPMLTPILASIPLQLLAYYIAVERGCNVDMPRNLAKSVTVE from the coding sequence ATGTGCGGAATCGTCGGCTACATCGGCCAGCAGCAGGCTGCGCCACTTATCGTCAACGGGCTCAAGCGTCTCGAATACCGAGGATACGATTCCGCTGGAGTCTGTATCGTTTCGAGCGACGGCTTGACGATAGGCAAGAAGGCCGGCAAGGTCAGCGAACTCGAGAAAGCCTTCCTGCCCGATACCATTCCGGGCATGGTGGGTGTAGGCCATACGCGCTGGGCGACGCACGGTGCGCCGAACGACATCAACGCCCATCCGCACACCGACCGCGACGGAGCCATCGCCCTCGTCCATAACGGTATCATCGAGAACTACGTCACGATCCGCAAGAAACTCGTCAGCGCCGGATACGACACCTTCCGTTCGGAAACGGACAGCGAAGTGCTGGCCTTCTTCATCGGCATGCTCTACGAAACGCTCGGCGATCTCGAGCTCAGCGTCCGTACTGCCCTCTCCGAAGTCGAAGGGACGTTCGGCCTCGTCGTCGTTTCATCCCACGAGCCGGGCACCATCATCGCGGCCCGACGCGGAAGCCCGCTCGTCCTGGGGGTAGGTGACGGCGAGTATCTCGTGGCATCGGACGCCGCGGCCATCGTGGCGCATACGCGGCAGGTCGTCTATCTCCACGACAACGAAATGGCCATCCTCAAACGCGACGGCTACATCACGAAGACCATCGAGAACGAAGTGACGGAGAGCGTGGTCGAGCGTATCGACATCGACCTCGCCGACATCGAGAAGGGCGGATTCCCGCACTTCATGCTCAAGGAGATCTACGAGCAACCCGATACGTTCCACGACGGCTTCCGCGGCCGCCTCCAGATCCAGGATGGCAACGTCCGCCTTGGTGGCCTGGCCGCGGTGACGGACAAGCTGCGCAATGCGCGGAGAATCATCATCACGGCCTGCGGCACGAGCTGGCATGCCGGACTCGTGGGTGAATACCTCATCGAACAGATGGCCCGTGTTCCCGTCGAAGTCGAATATGCGAGCGAGTTCCGCTACCGCAATCCCATCATCGGGCCCGACGACGTCGTGATCGCGATCTCGCAGAGCGGTGAAACGGCCGATACGCTGGCTGCCATCCGCGAAGCGAAGATGAAGGGCGCCACCGTCCTGGGCATGGTCAACGTCGTCTCCAGTACGATCGCACGGGAGACCGATGCCGGAGTCTATCTCCATGCCGGACCCGAGATCGGGGTCGCTTCCACGAAGGCCTTCACGTCGCAGCTCTGCATCCTCACGCAGTTCGCCCTCTACCTCGCACGCATGCGCTCGATGAGCGCCGTCGAAGGCAGGGCCATCGCCGAGGCCATGACGGCGATACCGGATCAGATCCGGCAGATCCTCGATCAGGCGGACATCATCCGCGACATCGCCATCCAGTATTCGGGCGTTTCCAACTTCATCTATCTCGGCCGGGGATACAACTTCCCCGTCGCCCTGGAAGGTGCGCTCAAGCTGAAGGAAATCTCCTACATCCACGCCGAAGGCTATGCAGCCGCGGAGATGAAGCACGGTCCCATCGCCCTGATCGACGAGAACATGCCCGTCGTCTTCATCGCCCCGAAGGACGAGATCTACGATAAGCTGATCAGCAACATCGAAGTGGTACGCGCGCGCAATGGACGCGTGATCTCCATCGCCAACCCCAACGACAGTCATATCGCCAGCGTATCGAATCACGTCATCGAGATTCCCGAAACGCTGCCGATGCTCACGCCGATCCTGGCGTCCATTCCCCTTCAGCTTCTGGCCTACTACATCGCCGTCGAGCGCGGCTGCAACGTGGATATGCCACGTAATCTGGCCAAGAGCGTCACCGTGGAGTAA
- a CDS encoding 6-pyruvoyl tetrahydrobiopterin synthase: MVFVTRKAAFSAAHRLYNPTYTDERNEEIFDKCNNYFGHGHNYVLEVTVKGVPDPETGYVIDLKKLRDILDERIIDRVDHKHLNFDVDFLRGIIPTVENLAVMFWRRLEDHLPSGELHAIRLFESEHNYADYYGTPIEIPILPGIEEPRQERILV, translated from the coding sequence ATGGTCTTTGTAACCCGGAAGGCTGCGTTCTCGGCTGCACATCGTCTCTACAATCCCACGTACACGGATGAGCGCAACGAGGAGATCTTCGACAAGTGCAACAACTATTTCGGTCATGGTCACAACTACGTCCTGGAAGTTACCGTCAAGGGCGTTCCGGATCCTGAAACCGGATACGTCATCGATCTGAAAAAATTGCGCGACATTCTCGACGAACGCATCATCGATCGTGTCGATCACAAGCACCTGAATTTCGACGTCGACTTCCTGCGCGGTATCATTCCCACGGTCGAGAACCTGGCCGTGATGTTCTGGCGTCGCCTCGAGGACCATCTACCGAGTGGCGAACTCCACGCGATACGTCTGTTCGAATCCGAGCACAATTACGCCGACTACTACGGTACACCCATCGAGATTCCGATCCTTCCCGGTATCGAGGAACCTCGGCAGGAAAGGATACTTGTATGA
- a CDS encoding ribonuclease HII encodes MPTHEPTSEHEQPYWNDGLLVAGIDEAGRGALAGPVVAAAVVFHPMSFPEGLNDSKVLKPDERAAAALAIKASALAWRIAFVDNHRIDTVNILQATYDAMWLAIDGLAVEPHHLLVDGNRFRAHRLPSTTIIDGDALSVSIAAASILAKTARDAWMAEEAHVRHPAYGFDRHKGYGTVHHREAIRLNGPCVLHRHTFLGNL; translated from the coding sequence GTGCCAACGCATGAACCTACATCGGAACATGAACAACCGTACTGGAACGACGGTCTTCTCGTAGCCGGTATCGACGAAGCAGGCAGGGGAGCCCTTGCCGGTCCCGTCGTGGCTGCTGCCGTCGTCTTCCATCCCATGTCGTTCCCGGAAGGGCTGAACGACTCGAAGGTGCTCAAACCCGACGAACGCGCTGCTGCCGCCCTGGCCATCAAGGCTTCGGCTCTCGCATGGCGGATCGCCTTCGTCGACAACCATCGTATCGACACGGTGAACATCCTGCAGGCCACCTACGATGCGATGTGGCTGGCGATCGACGGTCTGGCCGTCGAGCCCCATCATCTGCTCGTCGACGGTAACAGGTTCCGGGCACACCGCCTTCCTTCCACCACGATCATCGACGGCGATGCACTGAGCGTGTCGATCGCCGCTGCGAGCATACTCGCCAAGACCGCCCGCGATGCATGGATGGCGGAAGAGGCCCATGTACGCCATCCCGCATACGGATTCGACAGGCACAAGGGCTACGGGACGGTCCATCATCGGGAGGCGATCCGCCTCAACGGACCATGCGTGCTGCATCGCCATACGTTCCTGGGAAATCTGTGA
- a CDS encoding signal recognition particle-docking protein FtsY yields the protein MKLDRLKEGLEKTRSSFVSKLKNVLFAGRKIDAALLAEIEEILITSDVGVSTTEKLIARLKERVRQDKLEDAAAITDVLKEEIHGLMAESPSAHNDKTFGIAEDARPHVIMVIGVNGVGKTTTIGKLAMNYKTVGRSVLIGAADTFRAAANEQLEVWAQRAGVDIVQQQQGADPAAVAYDTLRAAVSRNADVVIIDTAGRLHNKQGLMQELEKIGRVMKKIKPEAPNDIFLVLDATTGQNAIQQAREFTKVAPITGIILTKLDGTAKGGAVLAIADALQIPVRYIGVGERIDDLQVFDPAAFVEALFEDRSVVNDSAA from the coding sequence TTGAAGCTGGACCGACTGAAGGAAGGGCTGGAAAAGACCCGTTCATCCTTCGTGAGCAAGCTGAAGAACGTCCTGTTCGCCGGACGGAAGATCGATGCGGCCCTGCTGGCCGAGATCGAGGAAATCCTCATCACGTCGGATGTGGGTGTTTCCACGACGGAGAAGCTTATCGCGCGTCTCAAGGAGCGAGTCCGCCAGGACAAGCTCGAGGATGCTGCTGCGATCACGGACGTGCTCAAGGAGGAGATCCACGGGCTCATGGCAGAGTCGCCGTCTGCCCATAACGACAAGACGTTCGGCATCGCCGAAGATGCCCGCCCGCACGTCATCATGGTCATCGGGGTCAACGGCGTAGGCAAGACGACGACGATCGGCAAACTGGCGATGAACTACAAGACCGTGGGGCGTTCCGTGCTCATCGGAGCTGCGGATACCTTCCGTGCCGCCGCCAACGAACAGCTCGAAGTATGGGCACAGCGCGCCGGCGTGGATATCGTCCAGCAGCAGCAAGGGGCCGATCCTGCCGCCGTAGCCTACGATACGCTTCGTGCGGCAGTTTCGCGCAATGCCGACGTCGTCATCATCGACACGGCCGGACGCCTGCACAACAAGCAGGGCCTCATGCAGGAGCTGGAGAAGATCGGCCGCGTGATGAAGAAGATCAAGCCCGAGGCACCGAACGACATCTTCCTGGTGCTCGATGCCACGACCGGACAGAATGCCATCCAGCAGGCCCGCGAGTTCACGAAAGTGGCGCCGATCACCGGCATCATCCTCACGAAGCTCGACGGTACGGCCAAGGGTGGCGCCGTGCTCGCCATTGCCGATGCCCTGCAGATTCCGGTCCGTTACATCGGTGTCGGCGAACGCATCGACGATCTCCAGGTCTTCGATCCCGCCGCCTTCGTCGAAGCGTTGTTCGAAGACCGTTCCGTGGTGAATGACTCCGCAGCCTGA
- a CDS encoding adenylosuccinate lyase, producing the protein MIERYTRPDMGAIWSDQNKYSIWLEIEILACEAQAELGVIPREAVVEIRQKASFDVKRILEIEEVTKHDVIAFTTNVAEYVGPASRFIHLGMTSSDVLDTCLAVQLKQAGELMLVDLVAFRDVLARRAKEFKYTVCIGRSHGIHAEPTTFGLKLALWYEECKRSITRLERAIETISYGMISGAVGTFEHLSPKVEEYVCAKLGLKPAPVSTQVMQRDRHAEYLTTLSIIGSFLEKIATEVRHLQRTEVLEAEEYFSPGQKGSSAMPHKRNPIVSERLCGLARLLRGNAMTAIENNALWHERDISHSSVERVICPDSTITLDYMLHLATNLIDRLLVYPEHMKRNLEITHGLPFSQTVMLDLVRKGQTREDAYKMVQTCAMRTWETRIPLRTTLAESADIMAHFKEEELDALFDGSRMGKNVDYIFTRCGL; encoded by the coding sequence GCCGTCGTCGAGATACGGCAGAAAGCCTCGTTCGACGTCAAACGCATCCTCGAGATCGAGGAGGTGACGAAGCACGACGTCATCGCCTTCACGACGAACGTCGCGGAATACGTAGGTCCCGCATCCCGCTTCATCCATCTCGGTATGACGTCGAGCGACGTCCTCGATACCTGTCTTGCCGTACAGCTCAAACAGGCCGGTGAACTGATGCTGGTGGATCTCGTCGCCTTCCGCGACGTCCTGGCCCGCCGTGCGAAAGAGTTCAAGTACACCGTCTGCATCGGCCGTTCGCACGGCATCCATGCCGAACCGACCACGTTCGGACTGAAGCTCGCCCTCTGGTACGAAGAATGCAAGCGGAGCATCACGCGCCTCGAACGTGCCATCGAGACCATCTCGTACGGCATGATCTCCGGGGCCGTCGGCACGTTCGAACATCTTTCGCCCAAGGTGGAAGAGTACGTCTGCGCGAAGCTCGGTCTCAAGCCTGCACCCGTCAGCACGCAGGTCATGCAACGCGATCGCCATGCCGAATACCTCACGACGCTCAGCATCATCGGTTCATTCCTCGAGAAGATCGCGACGGAAGTCAGACACCTCCAGCGTACCGAAGTCCTGGAAGCAGAGGAATACTTCTCACCCGGACAGAAGGGCTCGTCGGCCATGCCGCACAAGCGGAATCCGATCGTCTCTGAACGGCTGTGCGGCCTTGCCCGTCTGCTCCGTGGCAATGCGATGACGGCGATCGAAAACAATGCCCTCTGGCACGAACGCGATATCTCGCATAGCTCCGTCGAGCGCGTGATCTGCCCGGACAGCACCATCACACTGGACTACATGCTCCATCTGGCGACGAATCTCATCGATCGTCTGCTGGTCTATCCCGAACACATGAAGCGCAATCTCGAGATCACGCACGGACTACCCTTCTCGCAGACGGTCATGCTCGACCTCGTGCGGAAGGGCCAGACACGTGAAGACGCCTACAAGATGGTCCAGACGTGTGCAATGCGGACATGGGAGACGAGAATTCCCCTGCGTACGACGCTCGCCGAGAGCGCCGACATCATGGCCCATTTCAAGGAAGAAGAACTGGATGCGCTCTTCGACGGAAGTCGCATGGGCAAGAACGTCGACTACATCTTCACACGGTGCGGCCTGTGA